A single window of Colletotrichum destructivum chromosome 9, complete sequence DNA harbors:
- a CDS encoding Putative calcineurin-like phosphoesterase domain, ApaH type, metallo-dependent phosphatase yields the protein MDASNPDSLVKTRFLVISDTHGAGCLPGNNRLIGPVDVAIHCGDLTEESKLAEFRATLELMKTIQAPLKLVIAGNHDWTLDTLMFKKKIAEVAPPVDMELVRREYGDFGEAQRILQASAKNEDDDESGIVFMDEGTRTFALSNGASLTLFASPYTPSADDWGFQYDARSGHQWDIGGDVDVVVTHGPPKGVMDRTAIGSRIGCPGLFAAVARAKPRLHCFGHVHRGWGAKLARWRGGEAVGGPASHFEAFDNDRSVVVETLAGLTPRDFDGPDAVAEKRRRLEARTAAGCFATSHCAGDEHPLRKDEGTLFVNAAVQGDGKQPQHLPWVVDIELPRAARDAAA from the coding sequence ATGGACGCTTCGAATCCAGACTCGTTAGTCAAAACCCGGTTTCTGGTCATCTCGGACACCCACGGCGCAGGATGCTTGCCGGGGAACAACAGACTCATTGGCCCCGTCGACGTGGCCATCCACTGTGGCGACCTCACAGAAGAGAGCAAACTGGCCGAGTTTCGCGCAACCCTCGAGCTCATGAAGACGATCCAAGCGCCACTGAAGCTCGTCATCGCTGGGAACCATGACTGGACGCTTGACACGCTCAtgttcaagaagaagatcgcCGAGGTAGCACCCCCGGTCGATATGGAGTTGGTCCGGAGGGAATACGGCGACTTTGGCGAGGCACAACGCATCCTCCAGGCATCCGCCaagaacgaggacgacgacgagtccgGTATCGTCTTCATGGACGAGGGCACCCGCACCTTCGCCCTCTCCAACGGCGCCTCGCTCACCCTTTTCGCGAGCCCCTACACGCCTTCGGCAGACGACTGGGGCTTCCAGTACGACGCACGCAGTGGCCACCAATGGGACATCGGGGGCGACGTGGACGTTGTCGTCACCCACGGCCCGCCGAAAGGCGTCATGGACCGCACAGCCATCGGATCACGGATCGGCTGCCCGGGCCtgttcgccgccgtcgcgcggGCCAAGCCGCGCCTACACTGCTTCGGACATGTGCACCGCGGCTGGGGCGCCAAGCTCGCGCGctggcgcggcggcgaggctgtAGGCGGTCCGGCTTCGCACTTCGAGGCCTTCGACAACGACCGGTCGGTGGTCGTCGAGACACTGGCCGGCCTGACGCCGCGGGATTTCGACGGacccgacgccgtcgcggagAAGAGGCGGAGGCTCGAGGCCCGCACGGCGGCGGGATGCTTTGCGACTTCGCATTGCGCCGGGGACGAACATCCGTTGAGGAAGGACGAGGGGACGCTGttcgtcaacgccgccgtccagggAGACGGGAAACAGCCGCAGCACTTGCCGTGGGTCGTCGACATTGAGCTTCCCAGGGCCGCCCGCGATGCTGCCGCTTGA
- a CDS encoding Putative hydantoinase A/oxoprolinase, hydantoinase B/oxoprolinase, hydantoinase/oxoprolinase yields MTLDSRERGIRIAIDRGGTFTDCVGEFNGKETIIKLLSEDPANYKDAPLEGIRRIMSHFLDREIPRGEALDTKQIDSIRMGTTVATNALLERKGEKIAMVVTKGFKDCLAIGNQSRPKIFDLAIRKPDVLYEKVVEIDERVTLEDYAEDPERTLTQASAKAGTPEAADAELVQGTSGEAVRVLRRPEAGNIRGQLQDVYDLGIRSIAVCLMHGYTFPDHEALVGKIAKEIGFQHISLSHELMPMIKLVSRATSVCADAYLTPAIKKYISGFQAGFEGSLGTRSVKQEEGAKGARCEFMQSDGGLVDVENFTGLKAILSGPAGGVVGYAITSYDEETKVPVIGFDMGGTSTDVSRFGEGRYEHVFETTTAGVTIQSPQLDINTVAAGGGSMLFWKNGLFVVGPESAGAHPGPACYRKGGPATVTDANLYLGRLLPEFFPKIFGENEDQELDAEASKEVLQELADQVNKETGKNMSVDEVAYGFLTVANETMTRPIRSITEAKGHDSSKHRLATFGGAGGQHAVAIAEALGIQQILIHRYSSVLSAYGMALADVVDERQEPDSKVWEYPGKAVDELKSKMEKLKEKSRRTLREQGFEESEIVFEEYLNMRYRGTESALMIIKPDSNERKEARDWDFGTAFIQQHRYEFGFTLDDRDIIVDDVRVRGIGKSYRHVEKTVDQQLKELRRKDVDQSKAHNRQKVYFEEGRLDTPVYKLEDLSTGETIKGPAMLADGTQTIVVTPKATALILDTHVVIDIQKEGSKEDGAQMSHEEREVDPIMLSIFGHRFMAIAEQMGRALQKTSVSTNVKERLDFSCAIFDATGGLVANAPHLPVHLGSMSTCVKRQAEIWKGNLKKGDVIISNHPSYGGTHLPDITLVMPAFNDKGDKILFYAASRAHHADIGGITAGSMPPHSKELFQEGAAIKSEKLVSEGRFDEKRVTELLYNEPAQYPGCSGTRCLADNINDLRAQVSANQKGIALIEGLIEEYGEDTVQFYMIHIQNNAELCVRNLLKEVSKRFEGKDLQAVDFMDDGSPIRLKVTIDTDKGEAVFDFEGTGPEVYGNVNAPEAVTYSAIIYCLRCLISKDIPLNQGCLKPIHVRIPPKSLLSPSDGAAVVGGNVLTSQRVTDVIFKAFQACAASQGDCNNLTFGFGGNVTGQKEIKGFGYYETIAGGSGAGPSWEGTSGVHTHMTNTRITDSEVFERRYPVILREFSLRAGSGGDGQHRGGDGVVRDIEFRIPVQVSILSERRVYRPYGLAGGEDGECGLNIWVRNVEKGSWEKSLRRLNKTGGEQQHVDDEVEYEERRFNLGAKNSAPMKPGERIIIHTPGGGGWGKVGTEKAFSRKRDPTEGWRKGSHANREDTALQV; encoded by the exons ATGACCTTAGACTCACGAGAACGCGGCATCCGCATCGCTATTGACCGCGGGGGAACCTTCACAGACTGTGTCGGTGAGTTCAACGGCAAGGAGACCATCATCAAGCTCCTTTCCGAGGACCCCGCCAACTATAAGGATGCGCCACTCGAGGGCATCCGGCGCATTATGTCGCACTTCCTTGACCGCGAGATACCCCGCGGTGAGGCCCTCGACACGAAGCAGATTGATTCCATCCGCATGGGCACCACCGTGGCGACCAACGCCCTGCTGGAGCGCAAGGGTGAGAAGATCGCCATGGTCGTCACCAAGGGGTTCAAGGACTGCCTTGCCATCGGCAACCAGAGCAGACCTAAGATCTTTGATCTGGCCATCCGTAAACCCGATGTCTTGTACGAAAAGGTGGTCGAGATCGATGAGCGCGTGACCTTGGAGGACTACGCCGAGGACCCGGAGAGGACCCTGACGCAGGCTTCTGCCAAGGCGGGgacgcccgaggccgccgatgcgGAACTGGTCCAGGGTACATCAGGTGAGGCCGTGAGAGTACTCCGGCGCCCAGAGGCGGGAAACATCCGAGGCCAGCTGCAAGACGTATATGACTTGGGCATCCGCAGCATAGCTGTGTGTCTGATGCACGGCTATACCTTTCCCGACCACGAAGCCCTCGTCGGCAAAATCGCCAAAGAGATTGGCTTCCAGCACATTTCCCTTAGCCACGAACTGATGCCCATGATCAAGCTGGTGTCTCGAGCGACTTCGGTCTGCGCGGATGCGTACTTGACACCCGCGATCAAGAAGTACATTTCCGGCTTCCAGGCTGGATTTGAGGGGAGCTTGGGTACCAGGAGCGTCaagcaggaagaaggcgCCAAGGGGGCACGCTGCGAATTCATGCAaagcgacggcggccttgtcgacgtGGAGAACTTTACCGGACTCAAGGCCATCCTGTCGGGGCCGGCGGGCGGTGTGGTCGGGTACGCCATCACGTCGTACGATGAAGAAACTAAGGTCCCGGTGATTGGGTTCGACATGGGCGGCACAAGCACCGACGTCTCTCGTTTCGGCGAGGGTCGGTATGAGCATGTGTTCGAAACCACCACTGCCGGCGTGACTATCCAGTCGCCGCAGCTGGACATCAACACCGTTGCCGCGGGTGGTGGCTCGATGCTGTTCTGGAAGAATGGTCTTTTCGTCGTAGGGCCAGAGTCTGCCGGAGCGCATCCCGGTCCGGCATGCTACCGAAAGGGGGGTCCTGCGACGGTGACGGATGCCAACCTCTATCTCGGTCGCCTGCTACCCGAGTTCTTCCCCAAGATTTTCGGCGAAAACGAGGATCAGGAACTTGACGCCGAGGCTAGCAAGGAGGTTCTACAGGAACTTGCCGATCAGGTAAACAAGGAGACTGGAAAGAACATgagcgtcgacgaggtagCATATGGTTTCCTGACTGTAGCTAATGAGACCATGACGAGACCCATCAGGTCGAtcaccgaggccaaggggCACGACTCCTCCAAGCATCGCCTGGCGACATTCGGtggtgccggcggccagcatGCCGTTGCTATTGCCGAGGCGCTCGGCATCCAGCAGATTCTCATTCACCGATACTCATCTGTTCTTTCGGCGTACGGAATGGCCCTGGCTGACGTCGTTGATGAGCGTCAGGAGCCCGATTCCAAGGTCTGGGAGTATCCGGGCAAAGCGGTTGACGAGCTGAAGAGCAAGATGGAAAAACTAAAGGAAAAGTCCCGCCGGACACTGCGCGAACAGGGATTCGAGGAATCGGAAATTGTGTTCGAGGAGTATCTCAATATGCGATATCGTGGTACGGAGTCGGCCCTGATGATCATCAAGCCCGACAGCAATGAACGGAAGGAAGCCCGGGACTGGGACTTTGGAACCGCCTTCATTCAACAGCACCGTTACGAGTTCGGGTTCACTCTGGATGACCGGGACATAATCGTCGACGATGTGCGCGTCCGAGGCATCGGAAAGAGCTACAGACACGTGGAGAAGACTGTCGACCAGCAACTGAAAGAGCTGCGGCGCAAGGACGTAGATCAGAGCAAGGCTCACAACCGACAGAAGGTCTACTTTGAGGAGGGCCGGCTCGATACCCCCGTGTACAAGCTTGAGGACCTGAGTACTGGCGAAACAATCAAGGGCCCTGCCATGCTGGCGGACGGCACACAAACGATCGTGGTCACCCCCAAGGCCACTGCTTTGATTCTCGATACCCATGTTGTCATCGACATACAGAAGGAGGGCTCAAAAGAAGATGG CGCGCAAATGAGCCATGAAGAACGCGAAGTCGACCCCATCATGCTTAGTATATTCGGGCATCGCTTCATGGCGATTGCAGAGCAGATGGGCCGGGCGTTGCAAAAGACGAGTGTCAGCACCAACGTTAAGGAGCGCCTTGACTTTTCTTGCGCCATCTTCGACGCGACGGGAGGTCTCGTGGCTAACGCGCCCCATCTGCCCGTTCATCTGGGTTCCATGTCCACCTGCGTGAAGCGCCAAGCCGAGATATGGAAGGGCAATTTGAAGAAGGGCGATGTCATCATCTCTAACCACCCCTCGTACGGAGGTACCCATTTGCCGGACATCACCCTTGTGATGCCGGCCTTCAACGACAAGGGCGACAAGATCCTCTTCTacgcggcctcgagggcgcaTCATGCAGACATTGGCGGCATCACAGCCGGCAGCATGCCGCCACATTCCAAGGAGCTGTTCCAGGAAGGCGCCGCGATCAAGAGCGAGAAGCTTGTGAGCGAGGGCCGCttcgacgagaagagggTGACGGAGCTTCTGTACAACGAGCCCGCGCAGTACCCCGGTTGCAGCGGCACGCGCTGCTTGGCCGACAACATCAACGACTTGAGAGCCCAGGTCTCAGCCAACCAGAAGGGCATCGCATTGATTGAGGGACTCATTGAGGAGTACGGCGAGGATACGGTGCAGTTCTACATGATCCATATCCAAAACAACGCGGAGCTGTGCGTCCGTAACCTGCTGAAGGAGGTCAGTAAACGCTTCGAGGGCAAGGACCTCCAAGCGGTGGACTTCATGGACGATGGTAGCCCCATCCGGTTGAAGGTGACGATCGATACCgacaagggcgaggccgtcttcgacttTGAAGGCACAGGCCCCGAGGTCTACGGCAACGTCAACGcgcccgaggccgtgacCTACAGCGCGATCATCTACTGCCTCCGCTGCCTCATTTCCAAGGACATCCCCCTGAATCAGGGGTGTCTCAAGCCCATCCACGTCCGGATTCCGCCCAAGTCGCTGCTGTCCCCCTcggacggcgccgcggtcGTGGGCGGTAACGTGTTGACGAGCCAGCGCGTGACGGACGTCATCTTCAAGGCCTTCCAGGCGTGCGCGGCGAGCCAGGGCGACTGCAACAACCTCACCTTCGGTTTCGGCGGGAACGTGACGGGCCAGAAGGAGATCAAGGGGTTCGGGTACTACGAGACGAtcgcgggcggcagcggcgcggGGCCGAGCTGGGAGGGGACCAGCGGCGTGCACACGCACATGACCAACACGCGCATCACGGACTCGGAAGTGTTTGAGCGGCGATACCCCGTCATTCTGCGGGAGTTCTCGCTGAGGGCGGGgtccggcggcgacgggcagcACCGCGGTGGTGACGGCGTGGTCCGCGACATCGAGTTCCGGATCCCCGTACAGGTGTCGATCCTCAGCGAGAGGCGCGTATACCGGCCGTACGGgctcgcgggcggcgaggacggcgagtGCGGGCTGAACATATGGGTGAGGaacgtcgagaagggcaGCTGGGAGAAGTCGCTCAGGAGGCTCAACAAGACTGGCggggagcagcagcacgtcgacgacgaggtcgagtaCGAGGAGAGACGGTTCAACCTGGGCGCCAAGAACAGCGCGCCGATGAAGCCTGGTGAGAGGATCATCATTCACAcacccggcggcggcggctgggggaAGGTCGGGACGGAGAAGGCGTTCAGCCGCAAGAGGGACCCGACGGAGGGGTGGAGGAAGGGGAGCCACGCGAACAGGGAGGATACCGCGCTCCAGGTGTGA
- a CDS encoding Putative transcriptional coactivator p15 (PC4), ssDNA-binding transcriptional regulator, with product MPFTKGTKRGAPRDSRSDSEDELATKPTKKNKTSETEGSASGVDKEGNAFWDLSNKRRIGISQFKNTTFINIREYYEKDGEMLPGKKGISLTVAQYETLVKVIPAINEKLRTIGHDVENVKEDGDAPTAVESLKKPVKEKLKAKKSNIEATSDEEST from the exons ATGCCATTCACGAAAGGTACCAAGCGTGGTGCCCCGCGCGACTCGCGCAGCGActccgaggacgagcttgccACTAAGCCAaccaagaagaacaagaccTCCGAGACCGAGGGCAGTGCAAGCGGTGTTGACAAGGAGGGCAACGCCTTCTGGGAT CTTTCCAACAAGCGCCGTATTGGCATCTCCCAGTTCAAGAACACCACCTTCATCAACATTCGCGAGTACTATGAGAAGGATGGCGAAATGCTGCCCGGCAAGAAGGGCATCTCCCTCACTGTAGCCCAGTACGAGACCCTTGTCAAGGTCATTCCCGCTATCAATGAGAAGCTCCGCACAATAGGCCATGACGTCGAGAACGTcaaggaagacggcgacgcaCCGACGGCAGTTGAGTCACTGAAGAAGCCAGTCAAGGAGAAGTTAAAGGCCAAGAAGTCCAACATCGAGGCCACCAGTGACGAGGAGTCGACGTAG
- a CDS encoding Putative Phox-associated domain, sorting nexin, PX domain superfamily, producing the protein MDSTPADVHPPSGASAASVKEKVPATETTATTTSGSPPAKEKPATASIPSITSAPLPDAPKPANEEDDLASKLLRFLSTATPETLGAVAVGLAASTYFILGKVGLVLIGAFGGVVTFITYETRHPEVSRAVRGEKGIDILQRLALVKIAEPPKDDAEEEERLIHGFDDFQPETREALTGLVDAVIRDYVKWWYSPILPNDSSFPLSCRRLLNSFLLSVSNHLHRKRPADSFIDFMTNSSSMFIVFLSELSSAFTEQHNDSNSSAVDIIAKYLEENPNSNLANLLNHPQQAAKFRNVADDLLGFLDRSAYNCDPARVFLREILAGVILEMTLQSCSKPEWINGWIVYLLEAGEPDFSQAIDVGMQTGPDAANASNASIANNNAFVDIDGNLGNIALTKGNRNSLDMERERRKGSLVTHRKQLSKADEEMEEAMEEMKRMNALIAEEEAKRAKARQSVDLAPKPTVQATEDKVVSSPGELSPRSLSSAEKPSTNGSHGSNGSNGFNKDDGQHSPDTPRSPADSSSQKSSPNHTSNGSASQFLNFDQIVPPAKEEPEASEEGSRKPPLTLHNATITLYEDGNDSSKIRSKPTWDYMVQIEPSSSHYPGWMIVRQYSDFETLHEILRRIATISGATAFTEQHSTLPSWKSHTRASLRGELERYVKDACWYKPLAESEGMKRFLEKDSGHGHSNSKSGLAWDTVGKNMLDVLTMGPKGAMEGGKAVFGGVTGVFNNIGLGPRKNTASSLSEIQTSNRWSTGTPPRMDSTTSLNAAVTSPTGVGPRKGRDSLDSQRSSIVSTQPGKIAPMERRPSYDPRGDTEADSLKPRSDRWERTSPSATGSREHSRASSLAPLQSPALRSPSSTSLDVMNLQYLPPPPDEMPEDYQSPTHGDMQAQMKSTGAVSPGLPQTQANKKEPKPARQYAPLSEQEANVAVELVFAIINEMYTLSSAWNIRRTLLAAAKSFLLRPGNPSLLSIQKMMQESVIDANTKDEGLAYHLRKLRENTMPTDEERAAWPAEMTDEEKEKLRIKARNLLIKRGVPAALSGVMGQAATTDALGRIFDSLQIEEVARGFMFGMMLQAVRVVTH; encoded by the coding sequence ATGGACTCGACACCTGCCGACGTGCATCCGCCCAGCGGCGCATCTGCTGCCTCTGTCAAAGAAAAGGTGCCGGCTActgagacgacggcgacgacaacatcCGGTTCCCCTCCGGCTAAAGAGAAGCCAGCGACTGCTTCCATCCCTTCGATAACATCTGCACCGTTGCCTGATGCGCCAAAGCCTGCCAACGAAGAAGATGATCTGGCATCTAAGCTCCTCAGGTTCTTGTCGACCGCGACCCCCGAAAccctcggtgccgtcgccgtcggcctggcAGCCTCGACCTACTTTATACTCGGCAAGGTCGGACTCGTGCTCATTGGCGCGtttggcggcgtcgtcacctTCATCACATACGAGACGCGCCATCCAGAGGTGTCGCGGGCTGTCCGGGGCGAGAAGGGCATCGACATCCTCCAACGCCTGGCGCTGGTCAAGATCGCCGAACCGCCCAAGGATGatgcggaagaggaggagcggcTCATACACGGCTTCGATGACTTTCAGCCCGAGACCCGCGAGGCGTTGACTGGCCTGGTGGATGCCGTCATCCGCGACTATGTGAAATGGTGGTACTCGCCCATCCTTCCCAACGATAGCTCATTCCCTCTGTCCTGCAGGAGGCTCCTCAATTCGTTCCTCCTCTCCGTCTCGAACCATCTCCACCGCAAGCGACCCGCCGATTCCTTCATCGATTTCATGACCAACTCGTCGTCCATGttcatcgtcttcctttCCGAGCTATCCTCAGCATTTACCGAGCAGCACAATGACTCCAATTCGTCGGCTGTTgacatcatcgccaagtACCTCGAAGAGAACCCCAATTCGAACCTGGCCAATCTCCTGAACCACCCACAGCAGGCAGCCAAGTTCCGCAACGTGGCAGATGATCTGCTTGGCTTCCTGGACCGGTCGGCGTACAACTGCGACCCGGCGCGCGTGTTTTTGAGAGAGATCCTGGCCGGGGTCATCCTCGAGATGACCTTGCAGTCATGCTCGAAGCCGGAGTGGATCAACGGCTGGATCGTATATCTGTTGGAAGCTGGAGAGCCCGATTTCAGTCAGGCCATCGACGTTGGCATGCAGACAGGACCTGATGCTgccaacgccagcaacgCCAGCATTGCGAACAACAATGCCTTCGTTGACATTGACGGAAACCTCGGCAACATTGCCTTGACCAAGGGAAACCGCAACTCACTGGACATGGAGCGAGAACGTCGGAAAGGTTCATTGGTGACGCACAGGAAGCAGCTCAGcaaggccgacgaagagatggaagaggccatggaggagatgaagcGCATGAACGCCTTGAttgccgaggaagaggctaAGAGAGCCAAGGCACGACAAAGCGTTGATTTGGCACCAAAACCAACAGTACAGGCCACCGAAGACAAGGTTGTGTCCTCGCCTGGGGAATTGTCGCCGAGATCACTGTCTTCGGCAGAGAAGCCATCCACAAACGGTTCACATGGTTCTAATGGGTCTAACGGCTTcaacaaggacgacggccagcaCTCACCCGACACGCCGAGATCTCCTGCGGATTCATCCAGTCAGAAGTCGTCGCCGAACCACACGTCCAACGGGAGCGCATCCCAGTTCCTGAATTTCGACCAAATTGTACCACCTGCCAAAGAAGAGCCTGAAGCATCGGAAGAAGGCTCCCGCAAGCCCCCATTGACCCTTCACAACGCCACTATTACTCTTTATGAAGATGGCAATGACAGCAGTAAGATTCGGAGTAAACCGACGTGGGATTACATGGTTCAGATCGAGCCATCGTCTTCCCACTATCCTGGTTGGATGATTGTCAGGCAATATTCGGACTTTGAGACTCTGCACGAGATACTTAGGCGCATTGCAACGATCTCGGGCGCGACAGCCTTTACAGAGCAGCATTCCACGCTTCCCAGCTGGAAGTCGCACACACGGGCGTCGCTGCGGGGCGAGTTGGAACGGTACGTGAAGGATGCCTGCTGGTACAAGCCCCTCGCAGAAAGTGAGGGTATGAAGCGCTTCCTGGAGAAGGACTCAGGACATGGCCACAGTAACTCCAAGTCTGGCTTGGCATGGGATACTGTCGGCAAGAACATGTTGGACGTCTTGACGATGGGTCCAAAGGGTGCCATGGAGGGCGGCAAGGCAGTGTTTGGCGGAGTGACTGGCGTGTTCAACAACATCGGCCTCGGTCCGAGAAAGAATACGGCGTCTTCCCTGTCGGAAATCCAAACATCGAATCGTTGGTCAACAGGAACACCGCCACGGATGGacagcaccaccagcctcAACGCGGCAGTCACGTCACCAACCGGAGTGGGTCCCCGGAAGGGCAGGGATAGTCTCGACAGCCAGAGATCATCCATCGTGTCGACCCAGCCTGGCAAGATCGCTCCCATGGAGCGACGGCCCAGCTATGATCCGCGTGGAGACACCGAGGCGGACAGCCTCAAGCCTCGTTCTGACCGCTGGGAaaggacctcgccgagcgcCACCGGCAGTCGCGAACATAGTAGAGCTTCGAGCCTGGCGCCCTTGCAGTCGCCTGCCCTGCGGTCACCGTCTTCAACGAGCCTGGATGTTATGAACCTCCAGTACCTCCCACCGCCTCCGGATGAGATGCCCGAAGACTATCAGTCGCCGACGCACGGGGACATGCAGGCTCAAATGAAATCGACCGGGGCCGTTTCACCCGGCCTGCCGCAAACTCAGGCGAACAAGAAGGAGCCGAAACCCGCACGACAGTACGCCCCGTTATCCGAGCAAGAGGCGAACGTGGCCGTGGAGCTGGTCTTCGCCATTATCAATGAAATGTACACGCTCTCGTCCGCTTGGAATATCCGACGAACTCTTTTGGCCGCCGCAAAGTCGTTCCTCTTACGGCCCGGCAATCCATCTCTGCTCTCGATTCAGAAGATGATGCAGGAGTCGGTTATCGACGCCAACACAAAGGACGAAGGTCTTGCGTACCACCTACGCAAGCTACGAGAAAACACGATGCCAACTGATGAGGAGCGCGCTGCGTGGCCAGCCGAGATGACGgacgaagagaaggagaagctgcGCATCAAGGCGCGCAACTTACTCATCAAGCGAGGTGTCCCGGCTGCTTTGTCTGGTGTCATGGGAcaggcggcgacgaccgACGCCCTTGGGCGCATCTTTGACAGCCTTCAGATCGAGGAGGTGGCGCGAGGCTTCATGTTTGGCATGATGCTTCAAGCCGTCCGGGTCGTCACCCACTAA